A window of the Fusarium poae strain DAOMC 252244 chromosome 3, whole genome shotgun sequence genome harbors these coding sequences:
- a CDS encoding hypothetical protein (TransMembrane:7 (o6-24i36-60o96-113i125-147o172-193i205-227o239-261i)), producing MSSLDTEMWIWYALTLVVVIFRMTSRRMLLGSFKGLLADDYLMALTMITYTALLAVVSVLGHTPTNLIDPALNIKLTPEDIKLREYGSKLVLVTEHMQMITIWGVKGCLLFMYSRLTLSLKQNFLVKLVAGYVIVGFVVMQILWFAAWCRPFNHYWQVPPDDLNCSAETNHMITNAVINISSDVMIIILPMPVFLQSQLPLKRKLILCGVFALGIFTILAATMSKIYSLGDPYGIDWSYWYIREVSTAVIAANLPLTWTLLQRVFRLGSFSARYGYGKSSNQRTGEAGTSRFRSAYGNLSSMDRRPKRPPYVEPGMSLNDSQEEINVKDIPLKIYQKNEVTVNITTEEVKDKDDQRTSSPPGRPDFLREAASHSSLEGDKSANEMELGVVTKVYHGV from the exons ATGAGTTCACTTGATACGGAGATGTGGATTTGGTATGCCTTGACGCTCGTCGTGGTCATCTTTAGAAT GACTTCGCGTCGCATGTTGTTGGGGTCATTCAAAGGGTTGTTGGCAGATGACTACCTCATGGCCCTGACGATG ATCACATATACCGCCCTCCTGGCAGTCGTCAGCGTCCTCGGCCACACACCAACCAATCTTATCGACCCAGCTCTCAACATAAAGCTCACACCCGAGGACATTAAACTACGCGAATACGGATCGAAACTGGTTCTCGTCACCGAACACATGCAGATGATTACCATTTGGGGTGTCAAAGGATGCTTGCTGTTTATGTACAGTCGACTTAC ACTGAGTTTAAAACAAAACTTCTTGGTCAAGCTCGTGGCTGGTTATGTCATTGTTGGATTTGTAGTGATGCAAATCTTGTGGTTTGCTGCTTGGTGTCGGCCTTTCAACCACTACTGGCAGGTTCCTCCAGATGACT TGAACTGTTCCGCCGAAACGAATCATATGATTACAAACGCCGTTATCAACATCTCTTCCGATGTTATGATTATCATCCTTCCCATGCCAGTCTTTTTACAATCTCAACTACCGCTCAAACGAAAGCTCATTCTCTGCGGTGTCTTCGCATTGGGTATCTTTACT ATCCTTGCAGCTACCATGTCCAAGATCTACAGTCTCGGCGACCCTTATGGTATAGACTGGTCATACTGGTACATCCGTGAAGTCTCGACCGCTGTCATAGCAGCCAACCTCCCTCTTACCTGGACCCTCCTCCAACGCGTCTTCCGTCTCGGTTCCTTCAGCGCACGCTACGGCTACGGCAAATCATCCAACCAGCGCACTGGCGAAGCAGGCACATCTCGTTTCCGATCTGCGTATGGAAATCTCAGCAGTATGGATCGAAGACCTAAGCGACCCCCGTACGTCGAACCTGGCATGAGTTTGAACGACAGTCAAGAGGAGATCAATGTGAAGGATATTCCTCTAAAGATTTACCAGAAGAATGAGGTTACAGTCAATATCACAACTGAGGAGGTCAAGGATAAAGACGATCAGAGGACGTCTTCACCACCTGGACGCCCGGACTTTCTAAGAGAGGCCGCTTCGCATAGTAGCCTGGAGGGAGACAAGTCAGCGAATGAGATGGAGCTTGGAGTCGTTACAAAGGTTTATCATGGAGTTTAA
- a CDS encoding hypothetical protein (SECRETED:SignalP(1-19)~MEROPS:MER0004504): MAAKVVLATLLALAPLGLAVDPPRKPHQPTGDGDLLLTFNQTSPSAKIRPSSLSVDWSSAGGDGNYIVLSDDGDLVLEDILSEKTTKFVTADKLPKDLHEYWISGDAKKVLVASNYTKQYRYSYFADYFILDVESGKSEPLVENQVGDIQYAQFAPNGDSVAFVRDNDLFIRRSDGKVDQITSDGGPDMFNGVPDWVYEEEIYGGRSALWWSPDSEFIAFLSFNETGVGTFTIPYYMDNQKVAPTYPRELDLRYPKVGSKNPTVELNILKVSEGEYKPVPVEAFEPEELIIGEVAWVTKDHSALIFRAFNRVQDHDAHVVVNPETLESSTVRERDGSDGWLEHTLSISFVGPLGSSGDETYYVDVNDEDGWNHIYLYPVNGGEAIQLTSGEWEVSTILHIDTAKKLVYFQASKRHSTERHVYKVSWVTKKLTPLVDESVPGYWSASFSSSGGYYILHYQGPDVPYQELYTSNSTSKPVRTLVDNKQFYKNLTQYNLPNITYFELEHPDGYTLNVMQQLPPNFNSSEKYPVLFTPYGGPNSQRVVKSFQALNWKQYISSDPELQYIVYTVDNRGTAMRGRKYRSLVTSQLGKLEPLDQIWAAEQLASKFDFINADKIGMWGWSYGGYLTAKTIEADSGVFSFGLITAPVSDWRFYDSMYTERYMKTLDENEKGYLETAVHDVSGFKNIAGQFSVLHGTGDDNVHYQHAAAMIDLLVGSGVSPEKMKMFAFTDSDHSIVYNGASVWIYKYLTARLYDEVKRQPKAKALSHQWNKRRVEIIA; encoded by the coding sequence ATGGCTGCCAAAGTCGTTCTGGCCACTCTTTTGGCCTTGGCCCCTCTGGGTCTGGCTGTTGATCCTCCCCGCAAGCCTCATCAACCTACAGGCGATGGAGATCTTCTTCTCACCTTTAACCAGACCAGTCCGAGTGCCAAAATACGACCATCCTCATTAAGTGTCGACTGGTCTTCTGCTGGTGGTGATGGAAACTACATCGTCCTCAGCGACGATGGCGATCTCGTTCTAGAGGATATTCTCTCTGAGAAGACGACAAAATTTGTCACGGCCGATAAGCTTCCCAAGGATCTGCACGAGTACTGGATTAGCGGTGACGCGAAAAAGGTCCTGGTTGCTTCCAACTACACCAAGCAGTACCGCTACTCTTACTTCGCTGATTACTTTATCCTCGATGTTGAGTCTGGCAAGAGTGAGCCACTTGTTGAGAACCAGGTTGGCGATATTCAGTATGCTCAGTTTGCGCCCAATGGAGATTCTGTTGCTTTTGTGCGCGACAATGATCTCTTCATCCGCCGCAGTGATGGCAAGGTCGATCAAATCACTTCCGACGGTGGCCCTGATATGTTCAACGGTGTTCCTGACTGGGTCTACGAAGAAGAGATTTACGGTGGTCGCTCTGCTTTGTGGTGGTCTCCTGATTCCGAGTTTATTGCTTTCCTCAGCTTCAACGAGACTGGTGTCGGCACATTCACTATTCCTTACTACATGGACAACCAAAAGGTCGCTCCTACATACCCTCGTGAGCTGGATCTTCGTTACCCCAAGGTCGGATCCAAGAACCCAACTGTGGAGCTCAATATCCTTAAAGTTTCCGAGGGCGAGTACAAGCCTGTACCCGTCGAGGCTTTCGAGCCTGAGGAGCTCATTATCGGCGAGGTTGCTTGGGTCACCAAGGACCACAGCGCTCTCATCTTCCGCGCTTTCAACCGTGTTCAGGACCACGATGCTCACGTTGTTGTCAACCCGGAGACTCTTGAGTCCAGCACTGTTCGTGAGCGCGATGGCAGTGACGGATGGTTAGAGCATACTCTTTCCATCTCCTTCGTCGGACCCTTGGGTTCTTCCGGAGACGAGACTTACTATGTTGACGTGAACGACGAGGACGGCTGGAACCACATCTATCTCTACCCTGTCAACGGCGGAGAGGCTATCCAGCTTACTTCTGGCGAGTGGGAGGTCTCCACCATTCTTCACATTGACACTGCCAAGAAGCTCGTTTACTTTCAGGCTTCTAAGAGACACTCCACTGAACGACATGTGTACAAAGTCTCATGGGTGACCAAGAAGCTTACCCCTCTTGTTGATGAGTCCGTCCCCGGTTACTGGAGCGCTTCTTTCTCCTCCAGCGGTGGCTACTACATTCTTCACTACCAGGGCCCCGATGTTCCCTACCAAGAGCTTTACACTTCCAACTCTACCAGCAAGCCAGTCCGTACtcttgtcgacaacaagCAGTTCTACAAGAACCTCACCCAGTACAACCTCCCCAACATCACCTACTTTGAGCTTGAGCACCCTGATGGTTACACTCTGAACGTCATGCAGCAGCTGCCCCCCAACTTCAACTCATCCGAAAAGTACCCAGTCCTCTTCACTCCCTACGGCGGCCCCAACTCTCAGCGGGTTGTCAAATCTTTCCAGGCTCTTAACTGGAAGCAGTACATCTCCTCTGACCCCGAGCTTCAGTATATTGTCTACACTGTCGACAACCGTGGAACTGCCATGCGTGGCCGCAAGTACCGCTCCCTGGTGACTTCTCAGCTCGGAAAGCTTGAGCCTCTTGACCAGATCTGGGCCGCTGAGCAGCTTGCCTCCAAGTTTGATTTTATCAACGCCGATAAGATTGGTATGTGGGGTTGGTCCTACGGTGGTTATCTCACAGCCAAGACCATTGAGGCGGACTCTGGTGTCTTTAGCTTCGGTCTCATCACTGCCCCTGTGTCTGACTGGCGTTTCTACGACTCCATGTACACTGAGCGTTACATGAAGACCCTGGATGAGAACGAGAAGGGATACCTCGAGACCGCTGTGCACGACGTGTCAGGTTTCAAGAACATTGCCGGTCAGTTCAGTGTTCTTCACGGCACTGGTGACGATAACGTGCACTACCAGCACGCGGCTGCCATGATTGATCTTCTTGTTGGATCCGGTGTGTCACctgagaagatgaagatgtttGCTTTCACGGATAGTGACCATAGTATCGTGTACAATGGTGCTTCAGTCTGGATCTACAAGTATCTCACTGCTAGATTGTACGATGAGGTCAAGAGACAGCCCAAGGCTAAGGCTTTGAGTCACCAGTGGAATAAGAGACGGGTTGAGATTATCGCTTAG